The Corylus avellana chromosome ca11, CavTom2PMs-1.0 genome contains the following window.
AAAGCTATAGACAAAAATTCTATTTTCTACTGTAATTCCAAACAGGCTCGAAGTTACTATCAAGTGCAGAACATGAGCACTCAAGAATCACGGTAAATTGGTTGTGGCATCCACTTGAGATGCAAATTCAATTTTCCTGCTTTTGCTTCATCTAGCTGGAACTGTTCTTTGTATTCCCCTTCCAGTATAACCCTAGTAAGTGTCAAGATGCATCTCCCCATATAATCCTGCATGATTTAAAGATAAGTGTTAGTACACATTATACGTGTACCCAGATTAAAAAAAAGCAAGTTCTAAGCAGCAATCTCAACATCAAACATTTCTGGACACATTTCggttttttaatcttaaagtAGAAAGCAGGGCCAAGTGCTTACATTAAACAGCCGCTTTAAGGGTTTAAGTAGAACAATGGAGCATAATTGTTCTACTTTGTACTCGAAAATGCACAAGCATAATTACATTAattatatcttcttctttttttcttcttctgagcAATGGTTTAAGTAGCATAGCAATATATTCAAGcataaaaaaatacacaaagacatgcatgcatataaacactttgttttttccttttgctgGGATACTGAAACATATGCATGCATATGGGCAAATGTCTAATAATACTTCTTCATTATATGGAAAATAGGCAGCATTAAACTACAGTACTTAAATGCAAACTCGTCAATCAGCATAACTAGGTAAGCCGATCCAGTTTAGATGCAGACGCTTTTGAGAAAGATCAAATCACATGATCCTAAATGTCTCATTATAGAGACATTTCAATACATTGTTTGCATCCAAATCTTCCACGCTGATGGAATGTCCAACATCAGAAAGATGGCCCATTCAAAAGCTAACCACCTGCTTACTGCTTAGTTAGGATTTCCAGTCCACAGACCCCATACAAGAGCCAGAGCCAACACGGTTTAATACCCCGCATTGCTTAATGCAGGAACCCAAAGTAAACCAGAAGTACATCttgctaaaatatatatacacacacacaataattactaaaaaaataaattgtaaaatgTTTCTACCTTTCCAAATGTGTCATGGTCCCATACTTCGAGGATTAACATATCATGTAATCCATCCTCAACAACAAAGTCGAAAGTTTGATTCCAAACTGGATTCAAGCTGTCATTCACAACCTGAGAAGCAAAATGACCTTTTAAGGATCAAGTGAATTTATAGCCTGTTTAATTAGAGATGACTGCACTCTGCCCCCCACACGGACATGCAAGCAGCTAGGAATCCACTAAAGATACAAACAAATgtcaaaaacacacacacacacacaaaaggcAACGAATgaagggagaaaggaaaagaaggcaAGCATTTTTTAATCTACAATAACAGGGATTCTTAAGGATTCCCAATTGTTGAGAGAAAAAATGCTACCAAACTGTTACCctagttttgtttcttgtttctgaTTTCTTCATGGTGAGTACAACATAAGGATCAGCCTTCCCCATCAGATCCACCGCTGGCAAATCTTCAGCAGATATCACAGTAACAGAAAAAACTCCTCTAATAATAACCTCCCTTTTCTTCTGCATGACTTCTTTCTCATTTGCAATAGGTTCTGTTCCATTCACCCCACTTTTGAGAAACTTCTCCAAGGAGGTCAATGAAACATTAGGGGCAAAAGGATTGGTAATTCCATTCTCCATGCCAAAAGGACAGTACAAAAGCTCCAAATGCACCTAAAgcacaaagaagaaagaaagttaaTATGATTAAAATGAACATAAATATCCATGTTGCAAAAcgaacaataaaaaagaaatagaacaCCAATTATATAATGGAGCAACTTATAGAAGAAAGAGCTAATGTAAATTTAGTTTGACTTATTGTTCTGGATTCAAATACTATAAACCATTCACAAAACAGATGGAATTATTAACTTGTGAGCACTTGTATATAATTCTCCTACAACAAAAGGGCCCAACTGACTGAAAGACAGACCCCAAGTTGTTCCAATAATAGTCGAGCACGTGGATCATGAAGGTCGGTTTCTATGATTTCTAAGTGGGGCCTTCTTTCACACAGACAGAGTATACAAAATATCATATTGAGATAAGAATCTTACTGTTTGAAACTTCACCAGTATGGCATTGCTATAATAGacttattttctttgaaattatttCCAGAAATATACGTCTAAAGGGAAATATAGATTTGCGTCTGAAGAAATATCCTCCACAACACTAATTGATAAGAAATCTTATATCTCAagcttcaaaataaaaaattcacgaGAATATTGAAGCCTCTGGCAAAAAGAAATCATTCAATTATTGTCAGCAGACTATCCTCTACAAGATAAAGGTTGTAGAGGAGGGTGCAGGGTTTGGGACTGTTTTAGAAAGAGAGTAAAACAATGAAGATATTAATATAGATAGGACATTATGCTATCTTATAAATCTCATCAGGGGCCAGTTCATATAAACCAGTGGCCTTGTACCATTGGGGGTACCACTGCCATCCAAGTTGGGAAGCCAATCTGGTTTTTCAAGAAGCTATTGCTAGAACCATCCCAGAAAGCATTTATAGGGTGCATGCAGTAAGTACCCTTCGATTAAGAAGAAAGGCATAAAACGTCATGGAAGTTGGGTAATATAGCACATCTCAGGACAGAAAATGCAATCTCTCGACATTAACTACCAAACATTTGCCAACTGAAAAAGAAAGGTAgatcaaaataaataacaagaatATAACGATCCAAAGGAAGGATTTTGTGTTCTAACCTGCCCCCTGTTTTTATTATCTCTATGGACCTCCAAATCTTTAACAAGCTTCAACCAGACATCCTTCACTTTACCAGGCTGAAGTTCACTTAGAAGTATTTGAGCACACCCAAGGAGCTCAGATGCCTGAACCCCCTCATTATCATACACTTTTACCACCAAATGTTGAGTGGATGCATCTTCAACAATAAATTCATAGTGTTCGTTCCAGATCGGGTTTAGATCATTGTTCTGAAGAAATAATATGGGATCTGTTTCAAACCCAAGTGAATAAAccagaaataaaagaaaagcagAAGAACTTACAATTGTTTTGCTAGTTTTCATTCTGTCACGTAAAGGCCGTACATATAATTCAGCATAGGGATCTGACTTTCCAATGATATCTTTATTTGTTAGCTCCTTCGCTTGCACAAGCTTCACCTCTAATATCCCAACAGGCTTCAACTCCAGGTCACTAAAGAACAAAAACACTGACTATCAAATTACAACATGAATCA
Protein-coding sequences here:
- the LOC132165413 gene encoding synaptotagmin-5-like, yielding MGFFVGLIMGLAVGLALIVGFVKYENARSNRRTQLANTVAAFARMTVDDSRKILSPDRYPSWVVFSQRQKLTWLNLHLTKIWPYVNEAASELIKTSVEPVLEQYRPIILTSLKFSKFSLGTVAPQFTGVSIIETGEDGVTMELEMNWDGNPSIVLDIKTRLGVGLPVQVKNIGFTGVFRLIFKPLVDEFPCFGAVCCSLREKKDLDFTLKVIGGDISTIPGLYDAIEGTIRDAIEDTLMWPARKVVPILPGDYSDLELKPVGILEVKLVQAKELTNKDIIGKSDPYAELYVRPLRDRMKTSKTINNDLNPIWNEHYEFIVEDASTQHLVVKVYDNEGVQASELLGCAQILLSELQPGKVKDVWLKLVKDLEVHRDNKNRGQVHLELLYCPFGMENGITNPFAPNVSLTSLEKFLKSGVNGTEPIANEKEVMQKKREVIIRGVFSVTVISAEDLPAVDLMGKADPYVVLTMKKSETRNKTRVVNDSLNPVWNQTFDFVVEDGLHDMLILEVWDHDTFGKDYMGRCILTLTRVILEGEYKEQFQLDEAKAGKLNLHLKWMPQPIYRDS